Proteins found in one Clostridium kluyveri DSM 555 genomic segment:
- the leuS gene encoding leucine--tRNA ligase produces the protein MYSTKTDKKWQQKWDQTNIYTFDEKKSSKKLYTLEMFSYPSGSNLHAGHWFNYAPVDSWARMKRMQGYNVFQPMGFDAFGLPAENYAIKTGIHPKDSTEKNIDTMEKQLKSMGAMFNWENEVVTCRPDYYKWNQWLFLQLYKHDLAYRKNAPVNWCPSCNTVLANEQVKEGECERCGTEVTKKDLTQWFFKITDYTEELLKDLDNIDWPEKTKAMQRHWMGKSTGTDVTFKVADSDIKFNVFTTRVDTLFGVTYVVISPENDLVDSVTKEEYKEEIEKYREAAKKQTDIERQSITREKTGVSTGSYAINPINGRKVPIWIGDYVLNTYGTGAVMAVPAHDERDFEFATKYKLPIERVIEGGSSLPYVEYGKMINSDKFNGLYTPEGKEAVTKELENIGLGSGKTNYRLRDWLVSRQRYWGTPIPIIYCKKCGTVPVPESDLPVELPYNVQFSPDGKSPLLKSEEFMNTTCPICGEPAKREADTLDTFVCSSWYYLRYADNKNTEKAFDKDKINKLLPVDMYVGGPEHACMHLLYARFITKALRDMGFLNFDEPFLSLRHQGLILGPDGQKMSKSKGNTISPDDCIQKYGSDVFRMYLMFGFDYAEGGAWNDDGIKSMSKFVDRIERIVGNIKELINSGKNFKNSMDAAEKELNYSRNYSIKSVSEDAGKFQFNTAIARIMEFTNSLYKYIQEDTKNISLLKDTILDFIKIIAPFAPHFAEEQWEVLGQKYSIFNEKWPEFDPKALVKEEVEIAIQINGKIKAKINIPTNLSDEQIKELSISNDNIKPLLEGKNIKKVIVVKGRLVNIVVKP, from the coding sequence ATGTACAGTACTAAAACAGATAAAAAATGGCAACAAAAATGGGATCAAACAAATATTTATACATTTGACGAAAAAAAATCAAGCAAAAAATTATATACTCTAGAGATGTTCTCTTATCCTTCCGGCAGTAATTTACATGCAGGTCACTGGTTTAACTATGCACCTGTAGATTCTTGGGCCAGAATGAAAAGAATGCAAGGATATAATGTATTCCAGCCCATGGGATTTGATGCTTTCGGTCTTCCTGCTGAAAACTATGCCATAAAGACTGGAATTCATCCAAAAGATTCTACTGAAAAGAATATTGATACCATGGAAAAACAGCTTAAATCCATGGGAGCTATGTTCAATTGGGAGAATGAGGTAGTTACCTGCCGCCCTGATTACTATAAATGGAATCAATGGCTATTTCTCCAATTATATAAACACGACTTGGCCTATAGGAAAAATGCCCCTGTAAATTGGTGTCCCAGCTGTAATACAGTACTTGCCAATGAACAAGTAAAAGAAGGTGAATGTGAACGCTGTGGTACGGAAGTTACAAAAAAGGATCTAACACAATGGTTTTTTAAAATAACAGATTACACTGAAGAATTGCTTAAAGACCTTGATAATATAGATTGGCCGGAAAAGACAAAAGCTATGCAAAGACACTGGATGGGTAAATCCACAGGTACAGATGTAACTTTTAAAGTAGCGGATTCTGATATAAAATTCAATGTATTTACCACTCGAGTGGATACATTGTTTGGTGTTACCTATGTAGTCATATCCCCTGAAAATGATTTAGTGGATAGTGTCACTAAAGAAGAATATAAAGAAGAAATTGAAAAATATAGAGAAGCTGCTAAAAAGCAGACCGACATTGAAAGACAATCAATTACCAGAGAAAAAACAGGTGTATCTACGGGTTCCTACGCTATAAATCCTATAAACGGAAGAAAAGTACCTATATGGATAGGAGATTATGTATTAAACACCTACGGTACAGGTGCTGTAATGGCAGTTCCTGCTCATGACGAAAGGGATTTTGAATTTGCCACAAAATACAAATTACCTATTGAAAGAGTTATAGAAGGAGGTTCTTCCTTACCTTATGTAGAATACGGAAAGATGATAAATAGTGATAAATTCAATGGATTATATACTCCAGAAGGTAAAGAAGCTGTGACCAAGGAACTAGAAAACATTGGATTAGGTTCTGGAAAAACAAATTATAGATTAAGAGACTGGCTTGTATCAAGACAAAGATACTGGGGAACACCTATACCTATAATATACTGTAAAAAATGCGGTACAGTCCCAGTACCAGAAAGTGATTTACCAGTTGAACTTCCTTATAATGTACAATTTTCTCCTGATGGAAAATCTCCCCTTCTAAAATCAGAAGAGTTTATGAATACTACGTGCCCTATTTGCGGTGAACCTGCCAAAAGAGAGGCTGATACATTAGATACATTTGTGTGTTCCTCCTGGTATTACTTAAGATATGCCGATAATAAGAATACAGAAAAAGCCTTTGACAAGGATAAGATAAATAAACTACTTCCTGTAGATATGTATGTAGGTGGTCCTGAACACGCATGTATGCACCTTTTGTATGCTAGATTTATCACTAAAGCACTTAGAGACATGGGTTTTTTAAATTTCGATGAACCTTTTCTATCTTTAAGACATCAAGGACTGATACTTGGACCTGATGGTCAAAAAATGAGCAAGTCCAAAGGCAATACCATATCTCCAGATGACTGCATACAAAAATATGGTTCAGATGTATTTAGAATGTACTTAATGTTCGGATTTGACTATGCCGAGGGTGGTGCCTGGAACGATGACGGTATTAAATCCATGAGTAAATTTGTAGATAGAATTGAAAGAATTGTAGGAAATATAAAAGAACTTATAAATAGTGGTAAGAACTTTAAAAATTCAATGGATGCTGCAGAAAAAGAATTAAATTACTCAAGAAATTATTCAATAAAATCCGTATCAGAAGATGCAGGAAAATTTCAATTCAACACAGCTATTGCTAGAATTATGGAATTTACAAATTCACTTTATAAATATATTCAGGAGGATACTAAAAATATATCCCTTTTAAAAGATACTATACTTGATTTTATAAAGATAATAGCTCCTTTTGCACCTCACTTTGCAGAGGAACAATGGGAGGTATTAGGACAAAAATATTCTATATTTAATGAGAAATGGCCTGAATTTGACCCTAAGGCTTTAGTAAAAGAA